From the Sulfuricurvum sp. genome, the window TATGTATCGACGACGATTGACAGTATAAAACCAAAAACACTATAATGCAAATTATATTATTTATGTATTGGAATAAAAATATTTATGGTTAATTTGGAACTTTATAGAAGCTTTGTAGCAGTATATAGAATCGGCACGGTTTCCGGTGCAGCTGAACATTGCGATTTGACACAACCGGCAGTTAGTCAACAGTTAGCAGGCTTAGAAAAAAAGATGGGGAAGCTATTGTTTGAACGTACACCGCGTAAAATGGTTCCAACACCGGATGGGAAGGAGTTGTACACGCAGATAGCTCAAGCATTTGATGTATTGGATAATATTTCTAAGATTGATGCTATTGGTAATTCGTTTTCACTACTCCGAATTGGCGCACCTTTGGAATTTTTTTATGAGGAATTTATTAAAACACCGTTGCCGGATATATTTCGATACCGATTTGTATTTGACACTAGTGACGTATTGCTAGATAAGCTCGAAGCAGGTGAGTTGGATATTGTAATATCGACAGAACAAAAAACGAGAAAAGGGGTTGTTTTTCAAAAATTTAAAGAAGAAAATTTTCTTTTAGTCGGTTCCGTTGATTCTAATCCTCCCGATGGCGGTGAAGATAAGATTTTGCATCAATGGCTTTTGAACCAACCGTGGATAAGTTATGATGTTCAATTACCGATTATTAGACGATATTGGATGAAGCGATTTCATGAGCGACCAAAAATATTACCAAAATTGGTCATTCCAAATTTGCATGCTATTTTGAAAGCTGTTCAAATGGGAAAGGGGATTAGTGTATTGCCCGATTATCTTTGTAAAAGTTTGTTAGAGAATCAACAACTTAGACGAATTGATACTATCGATATTGATGTGGGCAATTCATTATGGTTATGTTATAAAAAAATGGGACAAAATAAAAATAACGTACACGATTTTTTGAGTTTATTAAATATCAATTTTTAGTAATGGTTATCCCTGAAGTTTTTTAGGCAATTGAGCGTATCGCTCTTTAAACATACGTGTAAAATGGGAGTGGCTTTTGAAACCGCAATTGTACGCCGCTTCTCCGATATCACTCCAGCCATTCTCTATTAAAAACTTGGCTTTCTCCAGTCTTTTCCCCCATAGCCACTCCATCGGTGTGGTGGCGTAGAGTTTGAAAAAATCGCTTTTAAATGCGCTCAAACTTCTACCGCTACGTTGTGCAAATTCCGATAAACTCCACGTCTGAGTAAAATTTTCGTTCATAAAGAGTGCCAAATCGGCTTTACCGAACATGGAGGATTTAAAATAGGTGCTAAACTCCTCTCCCTGATCGGAACTTGCTAGTAGTAAGATAATCTCTTGGAGTTTTAGGATTAAGAGTTCATCGGCGAATTTCGGTTTTTCTTCTGTGAGTCGGAGTAATGCTTCACCTGCGGCTTGGAGGCTGTCGGTTAATTTGACGCGAAAGAAACCGTCACTTTTCATATTTTTGGTGACATCTAACGTTGGGATTGAGCGGAACAGATTAAGTGCTACCGTGTCATCAAAAAAAATCAGCAGACAGGCGTATTCATCCTCTGCCGTCATCTCACTCATGATATATTCACCTCTGGCGAGGAAAAAAGCTTCTCCCGCACGGACGACAATATCTACACTCTTTATATGTAAGTGTTTTTCACCTTTTAAGACGATATTGAGTAGATGCTGATTGACGAAAGCTTCGCTTCGATAGTGGTCGGTGACCGAAAAATATTTTGCCAGTATGATTCCATTAGCAGTAATAGTGTGTTCTTTGAAATTGGATTGAATGTAATCGGTAGCGACGAGTGGGACGAGTGAGCTCATAATGATGATTGCTTTTTGTTGAGATAATACGTTTATTGTACTATTATTTGGAGAGAAAAGTTAGTCTGAGAAGTTTGTTTTTTTGATTGTGGGATTTTTAATACGCTCCCGATTTATAATTTACTTGTGAATATAGATTTTGTTTGACAATTTTAGGACACTTCTATTGACAAAAAGTATTCCTTGCTATATACTTGCGACATCAAATATATAGCAAGGAAATTGCATGTCACAAAATATAGAGTTACTTTTGAGTATTTCATCAATGCAAAACAATATTTTAAAAACACTAGACAGACATCTGAGTGTTCACGGAATTTCGTTTTCAGAAT encodes:
- a CDS encoding LysR family transcriptional regulator is translated as MVNLELYRSFVAVYRIGTVSGAAEHCDLTQPAVSQQLAGLEKKMGKLLFERTPRKMVPTPDGKELYTQIAQAFDVLDNISKIDAIGNSFSLLRIGAPLEFFYEEFIKTPLPDIFRYRFVFDTSDVLLDKLEAGELDIVISTEQKTRKGVVFQKFKEENFLLVGSVDSNPPDGGEDKILHQWLLNQPWISYDVQLPIIRRYWMKRFHERPKILPKLVIPNLHAILKAVQMGKGISVLPDYLCKSLLENQQLRRIDTIDIDVGNSLWLCYKKMGQNKNNVHDFLSLLNINF
- a CDS encoding helix-turn-helix domain-containing protein, with the protein product MSSLVPLVATDYIQSNFKEHTITANGIILAKYFSVTDHYRSEAFVNQHLLNIVLKGEKHLHIKSVDIVVRAGEAFFLARGEYIMSEMTAEDEYACLLIFFDDTVALNLFRSIPTLDVTKNMKSDGFFRVKLTDSLQAAGEALLRLTEEKPKFADELLILKLQEIILLLASSDQGEEFSTYFKSSMFGKADLALFMNENFTQTWSLSEFAQRSGRSLSAFKSDFFKLYATTPMEWLWGKRLEKAKFLIENGWSDIGEAAYNCGFKSHSHFTRMFKERYAQLPKKLQG